One window from the genome of Deltaproteobacteria bacterium RBG_16_64_85 encodes:
- a CDS encoding acriflavin resistance protein — translation MFLSDLSIRRPIFASVMMLALVTLGAFSYKRLAVDMFPDVEIPVITIVTKFPGASPESVEREVSKRIEEAVNPIAGVKHVMSTSRESVSTVVVQFQLEIRINEASQEARAKIAAIRGELPQGIEDPIIQKLDFSAMPVVSLAVRSNALSPRDLTTLVEKRIRRRFENLSGVGKVDLVGAAKREVNINIDPLRLQALGMGIDEVIAGIRSENVNTPLGRLNRNGSEFPLRVSGKPDAVEKFKTMVVAQRTGRPVTLSQVAEVRDGTEEQRSLALVNGLPAVAIDIQKQSGANTVAVVVAVKKEIARLQAELPAGTSIEMVRDASIMIQESVKDVQETLILGGILTIFIVFCFLNSWRSTVITGLTLPISVISSFIVMNFMGMTLNVMTLMALSLAIGLLIDDAIVVRENIVRHLEHGKDHFEAARIGTSEIGLAVLATTFSIVAVFVPVAFMKGIVGRFFFQFGITVTFAVLVSLFVSFTLDPMLSSRWHDPDIDRTGRRHLVARVLDRFNDGFDRTADRYRGVIAWALAHRKTVLALAAAAFVGGLLAFFSLKTEFFSEYDRAEFQVNFQTAPDASIDETRNRVDALLAELRKMSEVKHTYATIGAGDTGTVRDGMVYVKLVEKKERRRLQDQLQRTLRARMQQIPGIVPSIVEVGRMSGEKPLLVNIRGEDIARLKRYGAELKKEMYKIPGVVDLEVTLEQDIPEFRLTMDRERAADLGVTTNDVVRTLGSLVGGQAVSTYEDEDGDAVDVRVRLPLELRQDPAQVERLRLAVNRGDGSVSLVPLSEMVSTNMSNTPSEINRQDLTRQVVISANLDGLPLGEAMNKVKAIASRMKLAPGYRVVFSGEGEDMVESFGYMAEALLLAVIFVYLILAAQFESFIDPFAIMLSLPLSIVGMAGMLFLTGDTINIMSLIGLIMLMGLVTKNAILLVDYAKVLRARGMGRAEAVITAGRTRLRPILMTTLAMIFGMLPLALALGAGAEMRAPMARAVIGGLITSTFLTLLVVPVVYTLLDDFGDWIRRRWEGKKEEAKTSEEVRA, via the coding sequence ATGTTTCTCTCCGACCTCTCCATCCGGCGCCCGATCTTCGCGTCGGTGATGATGCTGGCGCTCGTGACGCTGGGCGCCTTTTCCTACAAGCGGCTGGCGGTCGACATGTTCCCCGACGTGGAAATCCCGGTGATCACCATCGTCACCAAGTTTCCCGGGGCCTCGCCCGAGAGCGTGGAGCGCGAGGTGAGCAAGCGGATCGAGGAGGCCGTCAATCCGATCGCCGGGGTCAAGCACGTGATGTCGACATCCCGCGAAAGCGTCTCCACCGTCGTGGTGCAGTTCCAGCTGGAAATCCGGATCAACGAGGCGTCCCAGGAGGCGCGGGCCAAGATCGCCGCCATCCGCGGAGAGCTGCCGCAGGGGATCGAGGACCCCATCATCCAGAAGCTCGATTTCTCCGCGATGCCGGTCGTCTCCCTGGCGGTGCGGTCCAATGCGCTCTCCCCGAGGGACCTGACCACGCTCGTTGAGAAGAGGATCCGGCGCCGGTTCGAGAACCTCTCGGGCGTCGGGAAGGTGGACCTGGTCGGCGCGGCAAAGCGCGAAGTGAACATCAACATCGATCCGCTTCGTCTGCAAGCCCTCGGGATGGGAATCGACGAGGTAATTGCCGGGATCCGGTCGGAGAACGTCAACACGCCGCTGGGCCGGCTGAACCGCAACGGCTCCGAATTTCCGCTGCGCGTGTCGGGTAAGCCGGACGCCGTGGAGAAGTTCAAGACGATGGTGGTCGCGCAGCGCACCGGCCGGCCCGTCACGCTTTCCCAGGTGGCGGAGGTGCGGGACGGCACGGAGGAGCAGCGCTCACTGGCGCTGGTGAACGGACTTCCCGCCGTGGCGATCGACATCCAGAAACAGTCGGGGGCCAACACGGTGGCCGTGGTCGTGGCCGTGAAGAAAGAGATCGCCCGCCTCCAGGCGGAGCTCCCCGCCGGCACGTCCATCGAGATGGTGCGGGACGCCTCCATCATGATCCAGGAGTCGGTCAAGGACGTGCAGGAAACGCTGATCTTGGGCGGGATCCTCACCATTTTCATCGTCTTCTGCTTCCTGAACTCCTGGCGATCCACGGTGATCACGGGGCTCACCCTGCCCATCTCGGTCATCTCCTCCTTCATCGTGATGAACTTCATGGGGATGACCCTGAATGTCATGACCCTGATGGCGCTCTCGCTGGCCATCGGACTGCTCATCGACGACGCGATCGTCGTGCGGGAAAACATCGTGCGGCACCTCGAGCACGGGAAGGACCACTTCGAGGCGGCCCGTATCGGGACGAGCGAGATCGGGCTGGCCGTCCTGGCCACGACCTTCTCCATCGTGGCGGTCTTCGTCCCGGTGGCGTTCATGAAAGGGATCGTCGGCCGGTTCTTCTTCCAGTTCGGGATCACCGTCACGTTCGCAGTCCTGGTCTCCCTCTTCGTCTCCTTCACCCTGGACCCGATGCTTTCCTCACGGTGGCATGACCCCGACATCGACCGGACGGGGAGGCGGCACCTCGTCGCGCGCGTCCTCGACCGATTCAACGACGGGTTCGACCGGACCGCCGACCGCTACCGCGGGGTGATCGCGTGGGCCCTCGCCCACCGGAAGACCGTCCTGGCCCTGGCGGCGGCGGCATTCGTCGGAGGGCTCCTGGCCTTCTTTTCCCTGAAGACCGAGTTCTTCAGCGAATACGACCGGGCCGAGTTCCAGGTGAACTTCCAGACCGCGCCGGACGCCTCCATCGACGAGACGCGCAACCGCGTCGATGCCCTCCTGGCGGAACTTCGGAAGATGTCCGAGGTGAAGCACACCTACGCCACCATCGGCGCCGGCGACACCGGGACGGTGCGGGACGGGATGGTGTACGTCAAGCTGGTCGAGAAGAAGGAGCGCAGGCGCCTCCAGGACCAGCTCCAGCGGACCCTTCGGGCGCGGATGCAGCAGATCCCGGGGATCGTCCCGTCCATCGTGGAAGTGGGGCGGATGAGCGGGGAAAAGCCGCTCCTTGTCAACATCCGAGGGGAGGACATCGCCCGGCTCAAGCGGTACGGCGCGGAGCTGAAAAAGGAGATGTACAAGATCCCCGGCGTCGTCGACCTGGAGGTGACCCTGGAGCAGGACATCCCGGAGTTCCGGCTCACCATGGACCGGGAGCGGGCTGCGGACCTGGGAGTGACGACGAACGACGTCGTCCGCACCTTGGGATCGCTCGTGGGAGGGCAGGCGGTGTCCACCTACGAGGACGAGGACGGCGACGCGGTGGACGTCCGGGTCCGGCTCCCCCTCGAACTCCGGCAGGACCCGGCGCAGGTGGAGCGGCTGCGGCTGGCGGTCAACCGGGGAGATGGGAGCGTCAGCCTGGTGCCGCTGAGCGAAATGGTGAGCACCAACATGAGCAACACCCCCTCGGAGATCAACCGGCAGGACCTGACGCGGCAAGTGGTGATCTCCGCCAACCTCGACGGGTTGCCCCTTGGCGAGGCGATGAACAAAGTGAAGGCGATCGCCTCCCGCATGAAGCTGGCGCCGGGATACCGGGTCGTCTTCTCCGGCGAGGGCGAGGACATGGTGGAGTCGTTCGGGTACATGGCGGAAGCCCTCCTCCTGGCCGTCATCTTCGTGTACCTCATCCTGGCGGCCCAGTTCGAGTCGTTCATCGACCCCTTCGCCATCATGCTCTCGCTGCCGCTTTCCATCGTGGGGATGGCGGGGATGCTCTTCCTCACGGGGGACACGATCAACATCATGTCCCTGATCGGCCTCATCATGCTGATGGGGCTGGTCACGAAGAACGCGATCCTCCTCGTGGACTACGCGAAGGTCCTTCGCGCCCGGGGGATGGGCC
- a CDS encoding efflux transporter periplasmic adaptor subunit produces the protein MKRGSAWGAAFLLLAWQSAGCSGQGTADGKPVQKDGGKPPVAVEASRATTADLTDGISVVGSLAAKFQSDAKSEIGGSIVEVYVTEWVRVKKGDPLARVDTREAEAILKRAEASVEMAKAGLLEAQAATNRAEREYERAQKLKEAGLVTRQNLDDALTQREAAAARVAAAKAQIAAADEDVRQAKTRISKAVIRAPFDGIVAERFVNVGEVVGEMQKVVFRVVDPRLLDLTVSVPSGEMGAVRVGQALTFSTDAIPGKVFAGKVRFINPVVSEADRSVKVVAEVRNVPEELKGGMFVKGRIVTGQRPGVLLAPRTALLTWDVAAKKGDLLVVEKDLAHRRTVRTGSVSGDLVEIASGLAKGETVITRGGFNVKDGDRVNITRIDGGQ, from the coding sequence ATGAAACGGGGATCGGCATGGGGGGCCGCGTTTCTTCTTCTGGCTTGGCAATCGGCGGGATGCTCCGGGCAGGGGACGGCCGACGGCAAACCGGTCCAAAAGGACGGCGGAAAGCCTCCCGTGGCGGTGGAAGCGAGCCGCGCGACGACGGCGGACCTGACCGACGGGATCAGCGTCGTGGGGTCGCTTGCGGCCAAGTTCCAGTCGGACGCCAAGTCCGAGATCGGCGGGAGCATCGTCGAGGTCTACGTCACCGAGTGGGTCCGCGTGAAAAAGGGCGATCCGCTTGCGAGGGTGGACACCCGCGAGGCGGAGGCGATCCTGAAGAGGGCCGAGGCCTCCGTGGAGATGGCGAAGGCCGGCCTGCTGGAGGCCCAGGCCGCCACGAACCGGGCCGAGCGTGAGTACGAGCGTGCGCAAAAACTGAAGGAAGCGGGGCTCGTCACCCGGCAGAACCTGGACGACGCCCTCACGCAGCGCGAGGCCGCAGCCGCGCGGGTCGCCGCGGCGAAGGCGCAGATCGCGGCCGCCGACGAGGATGTCCGGCAGGCGAAGACCCGGATCTCGAAGGCCGTCATCCGCGCCCCCTTCGACGGCATCGTGGCCGAACGATTCGTCAACGTGGGGGAGGTCGTCGGCGAGATGCAGAAGGTCGTCTTCCGGGTCGTCGACCCCCGCCTGCTCGACCTGACCGTGAGCGTCCCCTCGGGCGAGATGGGAGCGGTGCGCGTGGGGCAGGCGCTCACCTTCTCCACGGACGCGATCCCGGGCAAGGTCTTCGCGGGGAAGGTCCGGTTCATCAACCCCGTGGTCAGCGAGGCGGACCGGTCGGTGAAAGTGGTCGCAGAGGTCCGGAACGTGCCGGAGGAGCTCAAAGGGGGGATGTTCGTCAAGGGCCGGATCGTCACCGGGCAGCGGCCGGGCGTCCTCCTGGCGCCGCGGACGGCCCTTCTCACGTGGGACGTCGCTGCGAAAAAAGGGGACCTGCTGGTCGTCGAGAAGGACCTCGCGCACCGCCGCACGGTCCGCACCGGGAGCGTATCGGGGGACCTGGTGGAGATCGCATCGGGACTGGCCAAGGGGGAAACGGTCATTACGCGCGGCGGCTTCAACGTCAAGGACGGCGACCGGGTGAACATCACCCGGATCGACGGGGGCCAGTAA
- a CDS encoding thioesterase: protein MKDTLKVGLTYTHKYRVPENKTVPYLYPEAKSFQEMPKVFATGFMVGLVEWACIEAMAPHMDAGEGSVGTLVNVTHTAATPPGMEVTVHVRCIGVDGRRTVWEIEAKDEVEGIGKGTHERFSVDFAKFNARVAKKAGGA from the coding sequence ATGAAAGACACGCTGAAGGTCGGGCTGACGTACACGCACAAGTACCGCGTACCGGAGAACAAGACCGTGCCGTACCTCTACCCGGAGGCGAAGTCGTTCCAGGAGATGCCGAAGGTGTTCGCCACCGGCTTCATGGTCGGCTTGGTGGAATGGGCCTGCATCGAGGCGATGGCCCCCCACATGGACGCGGGGGAGGGGAGCGTCGGGACGCTCGTCAACGTGACCCACACGGCTGCCACCCCCCCCGGCATGGAGGTGACCGTGCACGTCCGGTGCATCGGCGTGGACGGCCGACGGACCGTCTGGGAGATCGAGGCGAAGGACGAGGTCGAGGGGATCGGCAAGGGAACCCACGAGCGGTTCTCCGTCGACTTCGCCAAGTTCAACGCCCGCGTCGCCAAGAAGGCCGGCGGAGCGTAA
- a CDS encoding sugar kinase — protein MSLLVVGSIAFDSIKSPFGEVEGVVGGSATYFSLAASYLAPVRLVSVVGKDFPQEIIRMLSARSIDTKGLKIADGETFRWKGYYEYDLNTAHTVKTELNVFRDFAPVLPEEYRDSTYVFLGNIDPRLQMEILSQVRKPAMVALDTMNYWIENRPEPLREAIGKADIVIFNESEIREISGEYNLVKAARTVMGWGPGRVVIKRGEYGVLHLSDGTMFAAPAYPLETIFDPTGAGDSFAGGFMGYLASRDGSDLTDMDYRIATMYGSAIASFTVEAFSTERLQNLSPDDIALRVDAFRALTEFRV, from the coding sequence ATGAGCCTTCTGGTCGTCGGTTCGATCGCGTTCGACAGCATCAAGTCCCCCTTCGGGGAGGTGGAGGGAGTCGTCGGAGGTTCCGCCACCTACTTCTCCCTGGCGGCCAGCTACCTCGCGCCGGTCCGACTGGTGTCCGTCGTGGGGAAGGACTTCCCGCAGGAGATCATCCGCATGCTCTCCGCGCGATCCATCGACACGAAGGGCCTGAAGATCGCCGACGGGGAGACGTTCCGCTGGAAGGGGTACTACGAGTACGACCTGAACACCGCCCATACGGTCAAGACCGAGCTCAACGTGTTCCGGGATTTCGCCCCCGTCCTCCCGGAGGAGTACCGGGACAGCACGTACGTTTTCCTCGGCAACATCGATCCCCGCCTCCAGATGGAAATCCTCTCCCAGGTGCGGAAGCCCGCGATGGTCGCCCTGGACACCATGAACTACTGGATCGAGAACCGTCCGGAGCCGCTTCGCGAGGCGATCGGAAAGGCGGATATCGTGATCTTCAACGAGAGCGAGATCCGGGAGATCTCAGGGGAGTACAACCTGGTCAAGGCGGCGCGCACCGTGATGGGCTGGGGACCGGGCCGCGTCGTGATCAAGCGGGGAGAATACGGGGTCCTTCACCTGTCGGACGGGACGATGTTCGCGGCGCCCGCCTATCCGCTCGAGACGATCTTCGACCCGACCGGCGCGGGCGACAGCTTCGCCGGCGGGTTCATGGGGTACCTCGCGTCCCGGGACGGGTCGGACCTCACGGACATGGACTATCGGATCGCGACCATGTACGGGAGCGCGATCGCCTCCTTTACCGTCGAGGCGTTCAGCACGGAGCGGTTGCAGAATCTTTCCCCCGACGACATCGCCTTGCGGGTGGACGCCTTCCGGGCGCTCACCGAGTTCCGCGTCTAG
- a CDS encoding cytochrome-c oxidase: MEKAHGTGYGIYVAVWAGLLVLTAATVAVSYLDLGLMNVVVALLIASAKASLVALFFMHLKFENRLVWTFALVPIFFLVLIIGGTLSDTLFR; encoded by the coding sequence ATGGAGAAGGCGCACGGAACGGGCTACGGGATCTACGTGGCGGTCTGGGCCGGCCTGCTGGTCCTGACGGCGGCGACCGTCGCCGTTTCCTACTTGGACCTGGGGCTCATGAACGTCGTGGTGGCCCTCCTCATCGCCTCGGCGAAGGCGTCGCTGGTCGCGCTGTTCTTCATGCACCTCAAGTTCGAGAACAGGCTGGTGTGGACGTTCGCGCTGGTCCCGATCTTCTTCCTGGTGCTCATCATCGGGGGGACGCTTTCGGATACCCTGTTCCGCTAG
- a CDS encoding cytochrome C oxidase subunit III, whose translation MSDHPSHAHMDAAQAYEAAKLGIWTFLATEVLLFGGLFTAYIVFRLKFPQMFHEDHFHLNRILGAVNTIVLICSSLTVALGIAAIRKGKQHLLKVYLSLTILLAAVFLGIKYVEWTEKFAHGLFPDTDVFFSLYFVMTGLHGLHVLAGMLVLGGVLVLAGRGKFSEHYSTPVEISGLYWHFVDLVWIYLFPLFYLIG comes from the coding sequence ATGAGTGACCATCCGTCGCATGCCCACATGGACGCGGCGCAGGCCTACGAAGCCGCCAAGCTGGGGATCTGGACCTTCCTGGCCACCGAGGTTCTCCTCTTCGGGGGGCTGTTCACCGCGTACATCGTCTTCCGCCTCAAGTTTCCGCAGATGTTCCACGAGGATCATTTCCACCTCAACCGGATCCTGGGAGCGGTCAACACGATCGTCCTCATCTGCAGCAGCCTGACCGTGGCGCTCGGCATCGCCGCCATACGGAAGGGGAAGCAGCACCTCCTCAAGGTGTACCTTTCCCTGACGATCCTCCTCGCGGCGGTGTTCCTCGGGATCAAGTACGTCGAGTGGACGGAGAAGTTCGCCCACGGGCTGTTCCCCGACACCGACGTCTTCTTCTCGCTGTATTTCGTGATGACGGGGCTGCACGGACTCCACGTCCTCGCGGGCATGCTGGTCCTCGGAGGCGTTCTGGTGCTGGCGGGCAGGGGAAAATTCTCGGAGCATTACTCCACGCCGGTGGAAATTTCCGGTTTATACTGGCACTTCGTGGACCTGGTCTGGATCTACCTGTTTCCGCTGTTCTACCTGATCGGGTAG
- a CDS encoding cytochrome c oxidase subunit I, which translates to MTEAGRSLGYLEEKGFLSWALTLDHKRIGVLYLLTTLLFFLVGGVFGLLIRIKLMVPGQQIFSDHVYNVLFTLHGSVMIFLFIIPAIPSGLGNFFIPLLIGAKDVAFPRINLASYWIFVAGIGVIVASLVRPMDTGWTFYTPYSAKTAANVTLLSFGIFLVGMSSILTGLNFLVTIHKLRAPGMTWHRLPLFIWGMYSTSVIQVVATPVVGITFLLLAMERLFGIGFFDPSKGGDPLLFQHFFWFYSHPVVYVMILPAMGIISEVVPVFSRKPIFGYKAIAYSSLAIAFIGFFVWGHHMFVSGMSKTANIIFSFLTFFVAVPTAVKVFNWIATMYKGSITFESPMLYALTFIFLFTFGGLTGMFLGALATNVHLHDTYFIVAHFHYTMMGGTVVGFLAGLHYWFPKMTGRMLSEKLARAGWLLTFIGFNVTFLTQFFLGFRGMPRRWAEYPPQFQGLNIVSTVGSWILALGILIMFVNFVRGLYAGKPAPANPWKGLTLEWQAASPPSTENFEAIPVITDWPYGYAKRKPESNE; encoded by the coding sequence ATGACGGAAGCCGGGCGATCCCTGGGGTACCTGGAAGAAAAAGGCTTCCTGTCTTGGGCCTTGACCCTGGACCACAAGCGGATCGGCGTTCTGTACCTCCTTACCACGCTTCTTTTCTTTCTGGTTGGAGGGGTTTTCGGCCTCCTGATCCGGATCAAGCTGATGGTTCCCGGGCAGCAGATCTTCAGCGACCACGTCTACAACGTCCTGTTCACCCTCCACGGATCGGTGATGATCTTCCTGTTCATCATCCCGGCGATCCCGTCCGGCCTGGGGAACTTCTTCATTCCGCTGCTGATCGGGGCGAAGGACGTCGCCTTCCCTCGCATCAACCTCGCGAGCTACTGGATCTTCGTGGCGGGGATCGGGGTGATCGTGGCGTCGCTGGTCCGCCCGATGGACACCGGGTGGACGTTCTACACTCCGTACTCCGCAAAGACGGCCGCCAATGTCACCCTCCTATCCTTCGGGATTTTTCTCGTCGGCATGTCGTCGATCCTGACCGGACTGAACTTCCTCGTGACGATCCACAAGCTCCGCGCGCCGGGGATGACCTGGCACCGGTTGCCGCTGTTCATCTGGGGGATGTACTCCACGAGCGTCATCCAGGTAGTGGCCACACCCGTGGTAGGGATCACCTTCCTGCTTCTCGCGATGGAGCGTCTCTTCGGGATCGGGTTCTTCGATCCGTCCAAAGGGGGGGACCCCCTGCTGTTCCAGCATTTCTTCTGGTTCTACTCCCATCCCGTGGTCTACGTCATGATCCTGCCCGCCATGGGGATCATCTCGGAGGTGGTCCCCGTTTTCTCCCGGAAACCGATCTTCGGGTACAAGGCGATCGCCTACTCCTCCCTGGCCATCGCCTTCATCGGGTTCTTCGTCTGGGGGCACCACATGTTCGTGAGCGGCATGTCCAAGACCGCAAACATCATCTTTTCCTTTCTGACCTTCTTCGTTGCCGTCCCCACGGCGGTCAAGGTCTTCAACTGGATCGCCACGATGTACAAGGGATCGATCACCTTCGAGTCGCCGATGCTGTACGCGCTGACGTTCATCTTCCTGTTCACCTTCGGGGGGCTGACGGGCATGTTCCTGGGCGCGCTCGCGACCAACGTCCACCTTCACGACACCTACTTCATCGTGGCCCACTTCCATTACACGATGATGGGCGGGACCGTGGTGGGATTTCTGGCCGGGCTGCACTACTGGTTCCCCAAGATGACCGGCCGGATGCTGAGCGAAAAGCTGGCGAGGGCGGGGTGGCTCCTGACGTTCATCGGTTTCAACGTCACTTTCCTCACCCAGTTTTTTTTGGGGTTCCGGGGGATGCCACGGCGGTGGGCCGAGTACCCGCCGCAGTTCCAGGGCCTGAACATCGTCTCCACGGTGGGGTCGTGGATCCTGGCCCTGGGGATCCTCATCATGTTCGTCAATTTCGTCCGGGGGCTCTATGCCGGGAAGCCCGCGCCGGCGAACCCCTGGAAGGGGTTGACGCTCGAGTGGCAGGCGGCGTCGCCCCCGTCGACGGAGAACTTCGAGGCAATCCCCGTGATCACCGACTGGCCGTACGGCTACGCGAAGAGGAAACCGGAAAGCAATGAGTGA
- a CDS encoding cytochrome c oxidase subunit II has protein sequence MTNAYAVQEAASRSAVQIDAVFLFITVVSLFFFFLVEGLLIYFAIRYRRKKASEDAATSDVTSNLVLEIVWVLIPSLVVLAFFAYGYVVYRDVNTPAPGASDINVTAQQFFFEFKYPDGRMEANELRVPAGRPVKLIMTSRDVIHGFFLPDFRLKQDILPGRYTYLYLQPDKEGTYDIFCTQYCGVGHSTMRAKLVVMPAEEYAKWASVGKVAGAALSLPEKGKDLLAKSGCLGCHSTDGTIKVGSSFKGIFGREVHLEGDRKVTADEEYIRESIYDPGAKVVKGFPNIMPTFKGRLSGDDVTAIIAYIKTLK, from the coding sequence ATGACGAATGCGTACGCGGTCCAAGAGGCGGCTTCCCGTTCGGCGGTCCAGATCGACGCCGTCTTCCTCTTCATCACCGTCGTATCGCTCTTTTTCTTTTTCCTGGTCGAAGGGCTTCTCATCTATTTCGCCATCCGGTACCGCCGGAAGAAGGCCTCGGAGGACGCGGCGACCTCCGACGTGACGAGCAACCTCGTTCTCGAGATCGTCTGGGTCCTGATCCCTTCCCTTGTGGTGCTCGCCTTTTTTGCCTACGGCTACGTGGTCTACCGGGACGTCAACACGCCCGCACCCGGCGCAAGCGACATCAACGTCACGGCCCAGCAGTTCTTCTTCGAGTTCAAGTACCCCGACGGCCGGATGGAGGCCAACGAACTTCGGGTGCCCGCGGGGAGGCCCGTCAAGCTCATCATGACCTCCCGGGACGTCATCCACGGGTTCTTCCTCCCGGACTTCCGGCTCAAGCAGGACATCCTTCCCGGGCGATACACCTACCTGTACCTCCAGCCCGACAAGGAAGGGACCTACGACATCTTCTGCACGCAATACTGCGGTGTCGGACATTCCACGATGCGGGCGAAGCTGGTCGTGATGCCCGCCGAGGAATACGCGAAATGGGCGTCGGTCGGGAAGGTCGCCGGGGCCGCCCTGTCGCTTCCCGAGAAAGGGAAGGACCTGCTTGCGAAGTCCGGCTGCCTGGGGTGCCACTCCACCGACGGGACCATCAAGGTGGGTTCCTCCTTCAAGGGGATTTTCGGCAGGGAGGTACACCTGGAAGGGGACCGCAAGGTTACCGCGGACGAGGAGTACATCCGGGAGTCCATCTACGACCCGGGGGCGAAGGTCGTGAAGGGGTTCCCCAACATCATGCCGACCTTCAAGGGGCGCCTCTCCGGAGACGACGTCACCGCGATCATCGCTTATATCAAGACGTTGAAATAG